One Candidatus Limnocylindrales bacterium genomic region harbors:
- a CDS encoding ABC transporter substrate-binding protein has translation MRIVSLLPSATEIVCALGSGAELVGVSHECDFPAAIVGRPVLTSARIDSSQSSSAIDRAVRSVIRDALSIYAIDEAALAAAAPDVIITQDLCEVCAVSIDDVRRAVGRIAGERPVKIVSLRPTRLADVFEEIESVARAIGRESQGRALRASLDQRVADIASRARAATSRPRVVSIEWIEPVMLGGTWMPEIIELAGGDAVGVTAGAPAPTIAPEDLAGLRPDVVVIKPCGFGLERCLSEMETIERTICERVAASCRIYATDGNAFFNRPGPRLVESLEIMAACVHPAMFLDHAAKHEAVIRRLR, from the coding sequence GTGCGAATCGTTTCGCTGCTTCCGTCGGCAACGGAGATCGTCTGCGCGCTCGGATCCGGCGCCGAGCTCGTCGGCGTTTCCCACGAATGTGACTTTCCGGCCGCAATTGTCGGCCGACCGGTGCTGACCAGTGCGCGCATCGACAGCAGCCAGTCGAGCAGCGCCATCGATCGAGCGGTGCGAAGCGTGATCCGCGATGCGCTGAGCATTTATGCGATCGATGAAGCTGCGCTGGCTGCCGCCGCTCCGGATGTGATCATCACGCAGGATCTCTGCGAGGTCTGCGCGGTCTCCATCGACGACGTGCGTCGAGCCGTCGGCCGCATCGCGGGAGAACGGCCGGTCAAGATCGTAAGCCTTCGCCCGACGCGGCTTGCGGACGTGTTCGAGGAGATCGAGTCCGTAGCACGGGCCATCGGCCGGGAAAGCCAGGGTCGAGCGCTGCGCGCATCGCTCGATCAAAGGGTAGCAGACATCGCCTCGAGGGCGCGCGCGGCTACGTCACGCCCGCGCGTGGTATCGATCGAATGGATCGAGCCGGTGATGCTCGGCGGCACCTGGATGCCCGAGATCATCGAGCTTGCCGGCGGCGATGCCGTCGGGGTAACGGCCGGTGCGCCCGCACCGACCATTGCGCCCGAAGACCTGGCGGGTCTGCGTCCGGACGTCGTCGTGATCAAGCCTTGCGGGTTCGGTCTCGAGCGCTGCCTGAGCGAGATGGAGACGATCGAGCGCACGATCTGCGAGCGGGTCGCGGCGTCGTGCAGGATCTATGCGACCGATGGCAATGCGTTCTTCAACCGGCCCGGGCCGAGGCTGGTCGAGTCGCTCGAGATCATGGCGGCCTGCGTGCACCCCGCGATGTTTCTCGATCATGCGGCGAAGCACGAAGCGGTGATCCGGCGCCTTCGTTAG